The stretch of DNA AAATAAGAGCCAAAAAAGGGGGAAAATAAAATCAGCAACAGAGAATCGGCTGAAGAAGAATGGCGGCTGTTTCAAGCTTTTTAACCATTCGAAAGGTGCGCTTCTTGTTCTGCGTGATGTGTTTTTAAGTTGACACGCTTTTCTTTTCACtagaaaattcatatcaatgttGGGGATTTACTGGTTTAACAAGtttttgtaattgttagatTTGATTCAAATAATTTCGCAGCCTCGAGTTTTCTGTAGAAAGAAAGAGAAGGAGAGAGGAGGGCAAAGCGATTATCCTTACAAAGTTACTGAAATCAGTCCGCCGCCCAAGAATCTGGGCATTCGCTGCCTTCCTTCTGTGAGCGTTTCAATTTTTAATGGGTTTCTCCGAATTTTATTTCTCCAATTCGATTCTGTATATGACAACGCGGTGCTTATGGTTCTTCttctttatatttttaattggaACTCCTGATGACTCAATATTGAAGGGAAATACTATGATGGAATTAACCTTTATCTTTGACCTCCTCGTCGACTGTGAATTTACTTGATATTCGGTGAATTACTAGTAGAGCTATCTACCTTTAAGACACATTAAACTGTTGGAGGCGATAGTGATGCTCCACGAAGGAAAATTCTTATAATGAGAAATGTAATGTTTGATTATCGTCTATATTTCTTAGCTTGTGGTAGCTCAATTCAGTTGGGAGTcgaatatatttaaatgaattatgAAGAGGAGTTATCGTTGGGTAGAttgaagttttaaaaaattactaATGTGCTTGCTTTGCTCTGTCCATGGATGATATTTTTTGGTGGATATGTTTAAACAGTTGTGATCACTTGTGTTATTGAAGCAATGTAAAGCATCTCCGTTGATGTCTTAACGAGTTCTTGTGTGCAGTAGTGGACATGTTTCGCAGTGACGCATTCTAACAATTATCTCTTGGGTCGTCACTCTCTTTCTCAGCTCCGTGTTGTGgtaatttattttgtaaaaatcGCACTGAACCGACCCTCATAGGCATTAGGCGCAGGGGGCTGGCCTTCAATGAAAATATTAGAACTTGATGGGGGAGgttgagaattttttttcaTGGTGGCTAAAACGTAAGCCTCTTGTTGGAAaagaaatgttttttttttgttcgttGAGCGGGAGTGTCTGCTGGCCCTGCTCCCATTGGGTCCATCCATAGGGGAAGCATTCACGGGCAGTACCCCTTTGCATTCTCCATGGTCAATTCTCTGCTCAAGGATGCATAAAAGTAACCATTTATAGCCAAATCCTTGCAATTGAATTTGGAGTCTTTCTCCTGTCTTCAAACTCACTTTTTTTAGCTTCCATCCCCTTTATAATCACATTATATTCATTGTCTCTTGTTAAACTACCCGTCTTATGGGTCATATACTTTAAAACTACGCGTGCTGATGTAACATCTGATTCTAATGGCAGAACCTGCAGAATGGGGAGAGTGTGACAATCGAAGGGCAAACTTATACTATATCAGCTGTTACTCATCGTTATCAGCTCCGGAAAGGGAAGTACGAGCCTAGTGAGAAAAGGCTAGACGTGTTATCCACTGGAAGATACATTCTAAACCTGTATTTGGAAAACTTGTTTGAAAAATCTTGATTATTTTGGCCTTCTTTTTATTGTTCGATATTGATGAGGTTGATGTATGTATCCACCGGAGTTGTACAACGTTCTTCTGGAACGCAAGCTTCAAAACAACATGTTTCGGGTTCGATCTCCGACGTTTCATTTGCTCTTGTTTAGGAAGCTCGAGCTTTTGGACGATCACCTTTTTTCCCCTGTAAATTGGTGGTGGATTGTTTTCTGAGGTGatgttaatttttaataaatatgtgtGGCCATGATTTTCAGGAATAACCCAAATAATAGATCCGTCTCATATAATacgatttgtgagaccgtctaacGTGAACTTTTGTCATGTATATATTGGCCAAGAGATTCACGTGCGTGCATGTGGTCAAGTAAATAATTAGCCGGTTACACAATTGACATCTCACGTCATTATTAATTCATACTTAATGTATTTTAATAATAACTTTTCTCTATGAGTCCGATTATTAATTAttacttaattattaattaataatatgtaATATTGAGCTAAAGTTTCCTAAAGTCcgtttaaataaattataataatactGCTTATATGGACCAAAATAACAAAGCAAGAGATCTATTAGATTTTTGCCCTAACTAATATTATAACTTCAATGTTATACAAACACTTTCATATAATTTAGAGAGAATcgtttttaaagtaaattgcATGTATTTCTATAGAGGAGACATGTAGCTGATGCtgtcaattcaaatcaaatggATCACAATGAATTTGGAACAATAGTCATAATGTTGTTCCATAATCTaaaagaaattaaattataatgtAAGGTTTATTAAGCGATAAGCGAATATAGTTGCTGATACAGATGTTAGAACGCAACTCTTGTGTTAATCTATGTCATTTCTATTATCATCTTGTTTTTATTTCCGAGTTTTGCTTTTTGATTGTAATTACTTTTCTTTGAATTAATGAAGTTATTTTTtgctaaaaaattaaaaatttattgataaaaaatattgagtaggtctcttgtaaaacggtctcacgaatctttatctgtgagacgggtcaacactaccgatattcacaataaaaagtaatacttttagcataaaaagtaatatttttttatggatgacccaaataaaagacttgtctcacaaaatacgacccgtgggaacgcctcacacaagtttttgccaaaaatattTGGTAACACAATTGGTTATAATTTATTACTTATGTTTACATAAAAATTAAcctagaaaataaaaatagatttattttaatttattattttgtattccttaaacattaaaataaacaacttttagaattttaaataaGTCAATATATTCTTGACTTGTTGAGAATGAAGTGTGATTATCATATTTTTACACACGCTAAACTAAAATTATGTCTTCCATAACAAGAACAACGAGACAAAGATTTAACCAAGAGATTTGTACTCGTTTTGCCTAATAATTCAGTTAAAATTCATGCTCTTCAATGGAGTAAAGGCGGCTATTCAATCTTTGGGTTCTTCACCATTTAGGCTGTattgatttttgttttcttgaatGGTATTTCGGCTATTACTTCTGGGCAAATATTTGTGCAATTTCACCCTATTAACGAGAAATTTCAGCCAAGCAAATGAAATCTTTTATCTTCATTTACATCTGTTCATTTTCCTTTTTTCACTGGGGTCGCTGTAATCCATCTTTAATAATCCCTTTATTGTTTCGATCAGATCTGAAAGGATTCCTTAGACGATATGTGAATAGCTGTTTCTTCCTACAAATTTCGTTTGctttttcgaaattttgagaTGGGCTATTTGCCAAGAGTGACGTAGGAAGATTGTTCAGTCATGTGGATTGCCTTATGAGGTAATTCAAGAATCTTCTTTgagtttttactgtttattctttCTGGGattttttgggtatttttacttgattttacttacGTGAACTGATCTTGTTTTATGATGAAGCAGTAACTTTACCCTTGTCTGGGCAGTTCTTGGGTTCTTTTCTTGATTTGGTTAAGGGGGGTTGGTGATTTACAATGTTTTATGATCTTCTCTGATTTTTTTTCATTGGAAAAAAGATTGCTTGTTGATGCTTAGATTCTCAAATCAGTTTCGTAACGTATTTATTTagcacatgaaaataagatctTCACATTCATTGAGTTAATGGACCACAAATGTAGCCATTGTTTTCTCGTACAATCTCTACCACTTCGAAACCATGCTAGACTCAGTTTGATTAAAATTTTCCCGTTCTTGTGGTATGTTTCAGTACTCATGCCGTATGACACTATGGAATCACTTGTTGAGGGCATTAATTCCTTACCGATGAATTCCCACTTCCATCAATAACATGGAATATAATTCTTCTGTAACTGGGACTAGTCGTCCTCCTCATCCCCCATCTAGAAAACCGCATGGATATGAAGGGAACTCATCTGGATCTCCTGCGGTTACTACAGAACAAGAGACTAGTAGAACCTGTATTCCTGCTATCTCGGGGATCGTTTCAAAACACACTTATAAAACGCTTCATTCCAATATGCTGGAAAATGGAGACCAAGGTAGATTCAACAAATTAAAAGAGAAAATTCATGACTCTGGTGATGTAGATAATGAATCGGGACAAGATAATGCTCAGAAGCAGGATTTAATTTTGGCTTCGAAAAGGAATGATGAAAAGAATCACACCTCCAATGGTCTTTTGGAATCAGTAGATTTTACTTTGTCTCGGGCGATGGGAGATATTGACCTTATAAATGCGTATTTGCCATCGAAATCCGGAATCGACAATTGTCCAAGTCCTCAAAATAGTTTTTACTCAGCCACACAGTACACAGAAGCCAAACAAAGCTTCACCAACACTGAAGTGAGTGAACGTGCCAGCAGTGAGGAGAAGTCTGGTGAAAGTGAGGAAGTCGGCAACTCCTGTGATTATGTTAAGAGTAGGAAGATTAGCATCAGATGCAGCACTGGTAGTGATGTTAGTGATGAGAGCAGCTCTAGTAGTTTTCACAGTGCAGCATACAAACCGCACAAAGCAAATGATACAATGTGGGAAGCTATTCAAGTTGTCAGATCTCACAATAATGGGGTGTTAGAGTTGAAAAATTTTAGGGTTTTCAAGAGATTGGGAGGTGGAGATATAGGCACTGTTCATCTGGCGGAATTGATAGGCACAAGATGCTGTTTTGCTATCAAAGTAATGGATAAGGAAGTTTTGGGAAGTCGAAAGAAGCTTCTCAGGGCTCAGACAGAGAGAGAAATTCTGCAATCTTTGGATCATCCTTTTCTCCCCACCTTGTATGCACACTTTGAGACAGAGAATTTGTCATTCTTGGTGATGGAATTCTGTCCTGGTGGAGATTTGCATGCACTTCGACAAAGACAGCCTGGGAAGTTTTTTCCTGAGCATGCTGCGAGGTAAGAATTTCTTACATGCTTGGTTTTTTAATCAAACTTTTGCTTGGTAtacaaaatttcatgaaattgtcTATCATCAATATGTAACAACTAAATTGTACCATGCCTCTCTTCAGGTTTTATGTTGCTGAAGTCCTCCTTGCTTTAGAATATCTGCATATGCTTGGGATCGTTTACAGAGATCTTAAACCTGAAAACGTTTTGGTTAGGGAAGATGGACA from Primulina tabacum isolate GXHZ01 chromosome 3, ASM2559414v2, whole genome shotgun sequence encodes:
- the LOC142539527 gene encoding uncharacterized protein LOC142539527; this translates as MAAVSSFLTIRKPRVFCRKKEKERGGQSDYPYKVTEISPPPKNLGIRCLPSNLQNGESVTIEGQTYTISAVTHRYQLRKGKYEPSEKRLDVLSTGRYILNLYLENLFEKS